From a single Pseudomonas triticicola genomic region:
- the orn gene encoding oligoribonuclease — protein sequence MQNPQNLIWIDLEMTGLDPDNDVIIEMATIVTDSELNTLAEGPVIAIHHSDEVLARMDEWNTRTHGNSGLTQRVRDSRISMAEAEAETIAFLEKWVPKGKSPICGNSICQDRRFLYTHMKALESYFHYRNLDVSTLKELAARWAPDVRDSFKKGSTHLALDDIRESIAELQHYRKHFIRF from the coding sequence ATGCAAAACCCGCAGAACCTGATCTGGATCGACCTGGAAATGACCGGTCTGGACCCGGACAACGACGTCATCATCGAAATGGCCACCATCGTCACCGACAGTGAGCTCAATACATTGGCCGAAGGCCCGGTGATCGCCATCCATCACAGCGACGAAGTGCTCGCGCGCATGGACGAATGGAACACCCGCACCCACGGCAATTCCGGCCTGACCCAGCGTGTACGCGACAGCCGCATCAGCATGGCTGAGGCAGAAGCTGAGACCATTGCTTTCCTTGAAAAGTGGGTGCCGAAGGGCAAATCGCCGATCTGCGGCAACAGCATCTGCCAGGACCGTCGCTTCCTTTATACCCACATGAAGGCGCTGGAAAGCTACTTCCACTATCGCAACCTCGACGTCTCGACGCTCAAGGAACTGGCCGCGCGCTGGGCTCCGGATGTGCGCGACAGCTTCAAGAAGGGCAGCACGCATCTGGCGCTGGATGACATCCGCGAATCGATCGCCGAGCTGCAGCACTACCGCAAGCACTTCATCAGGTTCTGA
- the rsgA gene encoding small ribosomal subunit biogenesis GTPase RsgA, protein MAKRQLNRRQNWRIEKIQGERAARAAKRESSAVEALEGGDLGPEQHGLVIAHFGVQVEVEAVDGELAGQVFRCHLRANLPALVTGDKVVWRAGNQGIGVIVAQLPRSTELCRPDSRGQLKPVAANVDMIVIVFAPLPEPHANLIDRYLVAAEHAGIRPLLLLNKFDLIDEQNAPALNALLAVYRTLGYPVLEVSAHHGDGMEQLQKQLDGRISVFVGQSGVGKSSLVNSLLPEVETRVGPLSELSGQGTHTTTTARLFHFPGGGELIDSPGIREFGLGHVSRADVEAGFIEFDDLLGTCRFRDCKHDREPGCALLKALEDGRIQQQRMNSYRSIIASLPENGY, encoded by the coding sequence ATGGCCAAACGCCAACTCAATCGTCGTCAAAACTGGCGCATCGAAAAGATTCAGGGCGAGCGCGCCGCACGCGCCGCCAAACGCGAGTCCTCGGCGGTCGAGGCCCTCGAGGGCGGCGACCTTGGCCCTGAGCAGCACGGCCTGGTGATCGCCCACTTCGGCGTGCAGGTCGAAGTCGAAGCTGTTGACGGCGAACTCGCCGGTCAAGTGTTCCGCTGCCACTTGCGCGCCAACCTGCCAGCGCTGGTCACCGGCGACAAAGTCGTCTGGCGCGCGGGCAACCAAGGCATTGGCGTGATCGTCGCGCAACTGCCGCGCAGCACCGAACTGTGCCGCCCTGATAGCCGTGGCCAGCTCAAACCGGTTGCTGCCAACGTCGACATGATCGTCATCGTGTTCGCGCCGCTGCCCGAGCCTCACGCCAACCTGATCGACCGCTATCTGGTCGCCGCCGAACATGCCGGCATCCGCCCGCTTTTGCTGCTGAACAAATTCGACCTGATCGACGAGCAGAACGCCCCGGCGCTGAACGCGTTGCTGGCGGTGTATCGCACGCTGGGTTATCCGGTGCTGGAAGTTTCGGCGCACCACGGCGATGGCATGGAACAGCTGCAAAAGCAGCTCGACGGGCGCATCAGCGTGTTCGTCGGCCAGTCCGGCGTCGGCAAGTCGTCGCTGGTCAACAGCCTGCTGCCGGAAGTCGAAACCCGCGTCGGTCCGTTGTCGGAATTGTCCGGTCAGGGCACGCACACCACCACCACTGCGCGGCTGTTCCACTTCCCCGGTGGCGGTGAACTGATCGACTCCCCGGGCATCCGCGAATTCGGTCTGGGCCACGTCAGCCGCGCCGACGTCGAAGCCGGTTTCATCGAGTTCGACGACCTGCTTGGCACTTGCCGCTTCCGCGACTGCAAGCACGATCGCGAACCGGGTTGTGCACTGCTCAAGGCGCTGGAAGATGGCCGCATCCAGCAGCAACGGATGAACAGCTATCGCTCGATCATCGCCAGCCTGCCTGAAAACGGCTATTAA
- a CDS encoding trimeric intracellular cation channel family protein: MLLMLYLIAITAEAMTGALSAGRRGMDWFGVVLIACITALGGGSVRDVLLGHYPLTWVKHPEYLVLTSVAAMFTVFTARWMRHLRSLFLVLDAVGLVAFTLIGCMTALEMGHGMLVASVSGVITGVFGGILRDIFCNDIPLIFRRELYASVSFAAAWCYMFCLYINVPGEQAILITLFGGFLLRLLAIRFHWEMPKFVYNDEH; the protein is encoded by the coding sequence ATGTTGCTGATGCTCTATCTGATCGCCATCACCGCCGAAGCCATGACCGGCGCGCTGTCCGCCGGACGACGTGGCATGGACTGGTTCGGCGTGGTGCTGATCGCCTGCATAACCGCGCTCGGTGGCGGTTCGGTGCGCGACGTGTTGCTCGGGCACTACCCGCTGACCTGGGTCAAACACCCCGAATACCTGGTGCTGACCTCGGTGGCGGCGATGTTTACCGTGTTCACCGCACGCTGGATGCGTCATTTGCGTTCGCTGTTTCTGGTGCTCGACGCGGTGGGGCTGGTGGCATTCACCTTGATCGGTTGCATGACGGCGCTGGAAATGGGTCACGGCATGTTGGTCGCATCGGTCAGCGGCGTTATCACTGGTGTGTTCGGCGGCATCCTGCGCGACATCTTCTGCAACGACATTCCGCTGATCTTTCGCCGCGAACTTTATGCCAGTGTTTCATTCGCTGCGGCATGGTGCTACATGTTTTGTCTTTATATAAATGTGCCGGGCGAACAAGCTATCCTGATCACTTTGTTTGGCGGGTTCCTGTTACGTCTGCTGGCCATCCGTTTCCATTGGGAAATGCCGAAGTTCGTCTATAACGACGAACATTGA